One genomic segment of Danio rerio strain Tuebingen ecotype United States chromosome 11, GRCz12tu, whole genome shotgun sequence includes these proteins:
- the errfi1a gene encoding ERBB receptor feedback inhibitor 1a — MRTDCSWSMSTAGLTAQEICLPTQSLFLRGSHWHSMAGAKPSWKCNDLRNLYLSIDSSTDYNIESQKKVLPTSYSAVEKQRSHNNSTNSTGAQPLPPKKPRPSQLTLHTEPYTSNPAKDDQVVPCFERLTVSDRISPPQTPSRATKPLPPIPGSAELSPDQAMDSEVEFFNGDENHCLVSESCSKNSPFRYGMPSRRSFRGCGQINYAYFEGPTSQQKQQQQQQKARQERENQQREQELRDQQQNCIRQQERTQRKLRRSHSGPAGCFNKTASFRYSSHHRYTHNLDKPEVPPRVPIPPRPIKTGDNRRWSAEVSSGANSDDDRPPKVPPREPLSACPRTPSPKSLPIYYNGIMPPTQSFAPDPKYVSRGLQRQNSEGSPCILPVMENGMKASNTHYFLLPQRPSYLDKHEKYLTDSTASRSTSASDSSSDWDCQSKRKTTHQIDLV; from the exons ATGCGAACCGACTGCAGCTGGAGCATGTCCACTGCAGGCTTGACTGCCCAGGAGATCTGTTTACCCACGCAAAGCCTTTTCCTGCGGGGCAGCCACTGGCATAGCATGGCCGGAGCTAAGCCCTCTTGGAAATGCAATGATCTACGCAA CTTATACCTAAGCATTGATTCTTCTACGGATTATAACATTGAGTCTCAGAAAAAGGTGCTGCCGACATCATATTCAGCAGTGGAAA AACAGCGGAGTCACAATAATTCAACAAACAGCACAGGAGCCCAGCCCTTGCCCCCTAAAAAACCTCGGCCTTCCCAGCTCACTTTACACACGGAGCCCTATACGTCAAATCCTGCCAAAGACGACCAAGTGGTTCCCTGCTTTGAACGTTTGACTGTATCTGACCGCATCAGTCCTCCACAGACGCCCAGTCGAGCCACCAAACCCCTTCCCCCAATCCCCGGCTCTGCGGAGCTTTCCCCTGATCAGGCTATGGACAGTGAAGTAGAGTTTTTCAATGGAGATGAAAATCACTGCCTAGTTTCCGAATCTTGCTCCAAAAACTCTCCGTTCCGCTATGGGATGCCCAGTAGGAGGAGTTTCAGGGGCTGTGGACAAATTAATTATGCCTACTTTGAAGGTCCCACATCCCAGCAgaaacagcagcaacaacaacagaagGCGAGACAGGAGCGGGAAAACCAACAGAGAGAACAAGAACTTCGTGATCAGCAACAGAACTGTATACGACAGCAGGAACGTACGCAAAGAAAGCTGCGACGGTCCCATTCTGGGCCCGCGGGCTGCTTTAACAAAACCGCCTCCTTCAGATACTCCAGTCaccacaggtacacacacaaccTGGATAAACCAGAGGTTCCTCCAAGAGTCCCAATTCCCCCACGACCAATCAAAACCGGAGACAACCGCCGCTGGTCAGCCGAAGTCTCATCGGGAGCCAACAGCGACGATGACCGACCTCCGAAAGTTCCCCCTAGAGAACCTTTATCTGCGTGTCCACGCACACCCAGCCCAAAGAGCCTCCCCATATACTATAACGGGATCATGCCCCCTACTCAGAGCTTTGCTCCGGACCCTAAATACGTCAGTCGTGGTTTGCAACGACAAAACAGCGAAGGCTCGCCATGCATTCTTCCTGTCATGGAGAACGGCATGAAGGCCAGCAACACGCACTACTTTCTTTTGCCACAGCGGCCGTCATACCTAGATAAACATGAGAAGTATTTAACGGACAGCACAGCGAGTCGAAGCACAAGCGCTTCCGATTCGAGTTCAGACTGGGACTGTCAAAGCAAACGAAAAACGACGCACCAAATAGACTTGGTATGA